A region from the Candidatus Margulisiibacteriota bacterium genome encodes:
- the rpsP gene encoding 30S ribosomal protein S16 translates to MAVKIRLKRFGKKKDPIYRVVVQDSHVQRDGKVIEQLGQYAPKNDPVVFNVDVEKVKSWIGKGAQPTVTVARLLGNAGIISKPVRTAKKPPKKQKA, encoded by the coding sequence ATGGCTGTAAAAATTCGTTTAAAAAGATTTGGAAAGAAAAAAGACCCTATCTATCGTGTCGTAGTACAAGATTCACATGTACAGCGTGACGGAAAGGTAATTGAACAATTGGGACAGTATGCACCCAAAAATGATCCAGTAGTATTTAATGTTGATGTTGAAAAAGTTAAGTCCTGGATAGGCAAAGGTGCACAACCTACGGTTACAGTTGCTCGATTACTAGGAAATGCAGGGATTATTTCAAAACCTGTTAGAACTGCAAAGAAACCACCGAAGAAGCAAAAAGCATAA
- a CDS encoding chorismate synthase → MRYLTAGESHGKGLVVIIEGIPANLELTAYDINKELAKRQQGYGRGGRMKIETDTVEIISGIRHGKTLGSPISFVIYNKDWENWQETMSVEPIDSESKPISAVRPGHADLPGMLKYNQNDLRNILERSSARETAARVAAGAVAKKYLETFNISIWSHVTQIGSVASTMTNSNSLSYQDICAHLETSELKCLSTEAESRMKSAIDEAKSKGVTLGGIFEIIIDRLPVGLGSHVQWDRKLDGQLAQALMSIQAIKGVEIGMGFEAATLPGNLVHDELFYSEEKGYYRKTNNAGGIEGGISNGNKIILRAAMKPIPTMKHSLQSVDISTKKPVDAHFERSDNCAVPAASVVGENVVAITLANALIEKLGGDYIEEQLARFSLLKKK, encoded by the coding sequence ATGAGATATTTGACTGCCGGTGAATCTCACGGAAAAGGACTCGTTGTTATCATCGAGGGCATCCCGGCTAATTTAGAACTAACTGCCTACGATATCAACAAAGAACTTGCAAAACGGCAACAAGGATATGGCCGCGGCGGCAGAATGAAAATAGAAACAGATACCGTAGAAATCATCTCAGGCATCAGGCATGGCAAAACGCTTGGCAGCCCGATTTCCTTCGTTATCTATAACAAAGACTGGGAGAATTGGCAGGAGACAATGAGTGTCGAGCCGATAGATAGCGAATCGAAACCTATCAGTGCAGTAAGGCCAGGCCACGCAGATCTTCCGGGGATGCTCAAATATAATCAAAACGATCTCCGGAATATCCTGGAGAGATCATCTGCACGAGAAACAGCGGCAAGAGTCGCTGCCGGGGCAGTTGCCAAAAAATATCTGGAAACATTTAACATTTCTATCTGGAGCCACGTGACTCAAATAGGTTCGGTAGCTTCCACCATGACTAATAGCAACAGTTTATCCTACCAAGATATCTGTGCCCACCTTGAAACATCCGAACTCAAATGCCTCTCAACCGAAGCAGAATCCAGAATGAAAAGCGCCATTGATGAAGCTAAAAGTAAGGGAGTCACGCTCGGAGGGATATTTGAAATTATTATCGACCGGCTACCGGTCGGACTCGGCAGCCATGTCCAATGGGACAGAAAACTTGACGGGCAGCTCGCACAGGCGCTTATGAGCATTCAGGCAATAAAAGGCGTGGAGATAGGAATGGGATTCGAAGCAGCCACCTTACCAGGAAATCTCGTCCATGATGAACTATTCTATAGCGAAGAAAAAGGCTATTACAGAAAAACCAATAATGCAGGAGGGATTGAAGGCGGGATTTCAAATGGAAATAAAATTATCTTACGTGCCGCTATGAAACCCATACCAACCATGAAGCATTCACTACAATCAGTAGATATCTCAACAAAAAAACCTGTTGACGCTCATTTTGAAAGGTCAGATAATTGTGCTGTTCCAGCAGCTAGTGTTGTTGGAGAAAATGTCGTTGCAATTACGTTAGCAAATGCATTAATAGAAAAGTTAGGCGGTGATTATATAGAAGAACAGTTGGCAAGATTTTCTTTATTGAAAAAGAAATAA
- a CDS encoding bifunctional methylenetetrahydrofolate dehydrogenase/methenyltetrahydrofolate cyclohydrolase FolD, translating into MTYKILDGKLLSQKIKRNLKEEIFEIERKHHITPGLAVVLVGEDKASQVYVANKIKDCEEIGIKSQAYRLPATTGEDEVLKLLSKLNSDMSVHGILVQLPLPKHIDSEKIIEAIDPRKDVDCFHPINVGKLFSGLDNPFQPCTPAGVIALLKEYNISLSGKDAVVIGRSNIVGKPMSILLLNENCTVTICHSKTKDLAEKCLNADIVVAAIGKANFVTADMIKNGAVVIDVGMNRLDGKLVGDVDFHSVAEKTSAITPVPGGVGPMTRAILMNNTIQGFKKYFLAS; encoded by the coding sequence ATGACATATAAAATTCTGGATGGCAAATTACTTTCTCAGAAAATAAAACGTAATTTAAAAGAAGAGATATTTGAGATTGAAAGAAAACATCATATTACGCCTGGATTAGCAGTTGTTCTTGTAGGAGAAGACAAAGCTTCCCAGGTATATGTCGCAAACAAGATCAAAGACTGTGAAGAAATCGGTATAAAATCTCAAGCTTATCGCCTTCCTGCCACAACCGGGGAAGATGAAGTGCTGAAGTTACTCAGCAAGTTGAATAGCGATATGTCTGTTCACGGAATTCTAGTACAGCTTCCCCTACCGAAACATATAGATTCCGAGAAGATCATAGAGGCTATCGATCCACGAAAAGATGTCGACTGCTTTCATCCGATTAATGTAGGCAAACTTTTTTCGGGCCTGGACAACCCCTTCCAGCCATGTACACCTGCCGGAGTGATTGCCTTGCTCAAAGAATACAATATCAGCCTCTCAGGAAAAGATGCCGTCGTAATCGGCAGAAGCAATATAGTAGGAAAACCGATGTCAATCCTATTACTTAACGAAAATTGTACGGTCACTATTTGCCATTCAAAAACAAAAGATCTGGCAGAAAAATGCTTAAATGCAGATATTGTCGTTGCTGCCATAGGAAAAGCCAACTTCGTTACAGCTGACATGATAAAAAATGGCGCTGTCGTGATCGATGTCGGGATGAATCGACTTGACGGTAAACTCGTCGGAGATGTAGATTTTCATTCTGTTGCAGAAAAGACAAGCGCAATAACTCCTGTCCCGGGGGGCGTTGGTCCTATGACCAGAGCAATACTCATGAATAATACCATTCAGGGTTTTAAAAAATATTTTCTAGCGTCATAA